One Polaribacter sp. KT25b DNA segment encodes these proteins:
- a CDS encoding DUF3810 domain-containing protein, with product MKWNKTHIILAILLPIQVFLMQIVANNPAFIERYYSNGIYPIISSFFRIILGWIPFSFGDLLIAFGIFFLIRFLYRLIKTRFRNFIPKTLHFTAILSVIYFCFYLFWGLNYYREPLSKNLKYHQKKYTTEQLLKVTEHIIVKLNYYQQKITKNDTLLVKNPYSQKEMYKMAVSGYDNLSEDFPQLKYQFPSVKSSLMSLIQTYNGTAGYLNPLTGEAQVNDRIPKTGYPTTTCHEMAHQIGFAAENEANFVGFLAANYNDDVYFKYASYRMAFGYCLSEIKKRDQEVYTAILKKVNKGILKDFNASYQFWLQYKNPFEPLVKKGYNAYLKANKQAKGVQSYNYVVDLIISYFEASNEV from the coding sequence ATGAAATGGAATAAAACACATATAATTTTAGCAATACTATTGCCAATTCAAGTTTTTTTAATGCAAATTGTTGCCAACAATCCTGCATTTATAGAACGTTATTATTCAAACGGAATTTACCCAATAATTTCTTCCTTTTTTAGAATTATTTTAGGTTGGATTCCTTTTTCTTTTGGAGATTTATTAATTGCTTTTGGGATATTTTTTTTAATTAGGTTTTTATATAGATTGATAAAAACTAGATTCAGAAACTTTATTCCTAAAACACTTCATTTTACGGCAATTTTATCTGTTATTTATTTTTGTTTTTATCTATTTTGGGGATTAAATTATTACAGAGAACCGTTATCTAAAAACTTAAAGTATCATCAGAAAAAATACACCACAGAACAACTTCTAAAAGTTACAGAACATATTATTGTTAAGCTAAATTATTATCAACAAAAAATTACAAAAAATGACACTTTACTTGTAAAAAACCCTTATTCACAAAAGGAAATGTATAAAATGGCTGTTAGTGGTTATGATAATTTATCTGAAGATTTTCCGCAATTAAAATATCAATTTCCATCAGTAAAAAGTTCATTAATGAGTTTAATACAAACCTATAACGGTACAGCTGGTTATTTAAATCCATTAACGGGTGAAGCACAAGTAAATGATAGAATTCCTAAAACGGGTTACCCAACCACAACCTGTCATGAAATGGCGCATCAAATAGGTTTTGCTGCAGAAAACGAAGCCAATTTTGTTGGTTTTTTAGCAGCCAATTATAATGATGATGTTTACTTTAAATATGCAAGTTATAGAATGGCATTTGGGTATTGTTTATCAGAAATAAAAAAACGCGATCAAGAAGTTTACACAGCAATCTTAAAAAAGGTAAACAAAGGAATTTTAAAAGATTTTAATGCAAGTTATCAGTTTTGGTTACAATATAAAAATCCGTTTGAACCTCTTGTAAAAAAAGGATATAATGCGTATTTAAAAGCCAATAAACAAGCCAAAGGTGTACAATCTTACAACTATGTTGTAGACTTAATAATTTCATATTTCGAAGCCTCTAATGAGGTTTAA
- the dnaB gene encoding replicative DNA helicase, whose amino-acid sequence MEKTNPIAGTKIDKARIISLEKGKIPPQAVELEEAVLGAMMIDKKGIDDVIDVLSADAFYDQKHQEIYAAIYELFQNSEPIDLLTVSNLLKKNGKLDFVGGDFFLIRLTQKVASSAHIEFHARIILQKFIQRKLISISSEIIENAYDESSDVFELLDDAEAKLFEVTQGNLKKSSEDAGSLVKQALAKIQEIGNQEGMSGLQTGFTKLDALTSGWQPSDLVIIAARPGMGKTAFVISMAKNMAIDFNHGVAVFSLEMSSVQLITRMISSETGLTSEKLRKGNLEPHEWEQLNVKVKRLSDAPIFIDDTPSLSVFDLRAKARRLVSQHNVRILVIDYLQLMTAGGKAGGNREQEISMISRNLKALAKELSVPVIALSQLSRAVETRGGSKRPLLSDLRESGAIEQDADIVSFIFRPEYYGMTEWDDDEHTPCEGQGEFIVAKHRNGGLDNIRLKFTGHLAKFSDLEESFSSEFQSSMNADISQDHRIEPGDAFGDDDIDDMPF is encoded by the coding sequence ATGGAAAAAACGAATCCTATAGCAGGTACAAAAATAGATAAAGCAAGAATTATTAGCCTTGAAAAAGGTAAAATTCCGCCGCAAGCAGTAGAGTTAGAAGAAGCTGTATTGGGTGCAATGATGATTGATAAAAAAGGAATTGATGATGTTATTGATGTATTAAGTGCAGATGCTTTTTATGATCAAAAACACCAAGAAATTTATGCTGCAATTTATGAATTATTTCAAAATTCTGAACCAATTGACCTTTTAACAGTATCAAATTTGTTAAAAAAGAATGGTAAATTAGATTTTGTTGGTGGCGATTTCTTTTTAATTCGTTTAACTCAAAAAGTTGCTTCTTCTGCACATATCGAGTTTCATGCTAGAATTATTTTACAAAAATTCATACAGCGTAAATTAATATCAATCTCATCAGAAATAATAGAAAATGCGTACGACGAAAGTTCAGATGTTTTTGAATTATTAGATGATGCAGAAGCAAAACTTTTTGAAGTTACACAAGGAAACTTAAAAAAGAGTTCAGAAGACGCAGGTTCTCTTGTAAAACAAGCTTTGGCTAAAATACAAGAAATTGGAAACCAAGAAGGAATGTCTGGTTTGCAAACTGGTTTTACAAAATTAGATGCATTAACTTCTGGTTGGCAACCGTCGGATTTAGTAATTATTGCTGCGCGTCCTGGTATGGGAAAAACAGCATTTGTAATCTCGATGGCAAAAAATATGGCAATCGATTTTAATCATGGAGTTGCCGTATTTTCTTTAGAGATGTCTTCTGTGCAATTAATTACTCGTATGATTTCTTCGGAAACCGGATTAACATCAGAAAAATTAAGAAAAGGAAATTTAGAACCTCACGAATGGGAACAATTAAATGTTAAAGTAAAACGTTTATCTGATGCGCCTATTTTTATTGATGATACGCCTTCTCTTTCTGTATTTGATTTACGTGCAAAAGCAAGACGTTTAGTATCACAACACAATGTTAGAATTTTAGTGATTGATTATTTGCAATTGATGACAGCTGGAGGGAAAGCAGGAGGAAATCGTGAGCAAGAAATTTCGATGATTTCTAGAAACTTAAAAGCTTTAGCAAAAGAATTGTCTGTGCCAGTAATAGCACTTTCTCAGTTATCGCGTGCCGTAGAAACGCGTGGAGGATCTAAAAGACCTTTGCTTTCAGATTTACGTGAATCTGGAGCAATTGAGCAGGATGCAGATATTGTATCTTTTATTTTTCGTCCAGAATATTACGGAATGACAGAATGGGATGATGATGAACACACACCATGTGAAGGACAAGGTGAATTTATTGTTGCAAAACATAGAAATGGTGGTTTAGATAATATTCGTTTGAAATTTACTGGGCATTTAGCTAAATTCTCAGATTTAGAAGAAAGTTTTAGTTCAGAGTTTCAATCTTCTATGAACGCAGATATTTCTCAAGATCATAGAATTGAACCAGGTGATGCTTTTGGTGATGATGATATAGATGATATGCCGTTTTAA
- a CDS encoding asparagine synthetase B → MSHDNQKNHLKAYGIVYFSLEAGLKSKWLLNYDGGAFLIENNKAVENECKIRGVSYQIISDAKSQLILEEISSPSSNQDAVTLEKAPKIAVYSPKDKMPWDDAVTMVLTYAEIPFDVIYDKEVLEDKLLIYEWLHLHHEDFTGQYGKFYGAYRTTPWYIEAKLASEKKAKELGFAKVSEEKLAVAKKIRDYVIGGGFMFAMCSATDSFDIALSAEGVDIAEAMFDGDASEPNYQSKINYNKTFAFKDFELVRSPITYEFSTIDMTRKRKIPKTSDYFSLLEFSAKWDPVPTMLTQNHTTLVKGFMGQTTSFDRNTVKTNVLVLGENKTNREARYIHGTKGKGMFTFYGGHDPEDYTHRVGDPKTELDLHPTSPGYRLILNNVLFPAAKKKKQKT, encoded by the coding sequence ATGAGTCATGATAATCAGAAAAATCATTTAAAAGCATACGGAATTGTTTATTTTTCTTTAGAAGCGGGTTTAAAATCTAAATGGTTACTAAATTATGATGGAGGTGCTTTTTTAATTGAAAACAATAAAGCTGTAGAAAACGAATGTAAAATTAGAGGTGTTTCTTATCAAATAATTTCTGATGCAAAATCGCAATTAATTTTAGAAGAAATTTCTTCGCCTTCATCAAATCAAGATGCAGTTACTTTAGAGAAAGCTCCAAAAATTGCGGTGTATTCTCCAAAAGATAAAATGCCTTGGGATGATGCTGTTACAATGGTTTTAACCTATGCCGAAATTCCGTTTGATGTAATTTACGATAAAGAAGTTTTAGAAGATAAATTACTTATTTATGAATGGTTGCATTTACATCACGAAGATTTTACAGGACAATATGGTAAGTTTTATGGCGCTTACAGAACGACTCCTTGGTATATTGAAGCAAAATTAGCATCAGAAAAAAAAGCCAAAGAATTAGGTTTTGCAAAAGTATCCGAAGAAAAATTAGCAGTAGCAAAAAAAATTAGAGATTATGTAATTGGTGGCGGCTTTATGTTTGCAATGTGTTCTGCAACAGATAGTTTTGATATTGCATTATCTGCAGAAGGTGTTGATATTGCAGAAGCAATGTTTGATGGAGATGCATCAGAACCTAATTATCAATCAAAAATTAATTACAATAAGACGTTTGCTTTTAAAGATTTTGAGTTAGTAAGAAGTCCAATAACGTACGAATTTTCTACTATTGATATGACACGTAAACGTAAAATTCCAAAAACTTCAGATTATTTTTCATTGTTAGAATTTTCTGCAAAATGGGATCCTGTTCCAACAATGTTAACTCAAAATCATACAACTTTGGTAAAAGGTTTTATGGGCCAAACTACTTCTTTTGATAGAAATACGGTAAAAACAAATGTGTTGGTTTTAGGAGAAAACAAAACCAATAGAGAAGCACGTTATATTCATGGAACAAAAGGAAAAGGAATGTTTACTTTTTATGGCGGTCATGATCCAGAAGATTATACGCACAGAGTTGGCGATCCAAAAACGGAGTTAGATTTGCATCCAACTTCGCCAGGTTACAGATTAATTTTAAATAATGTTTTGTTTCCTGCAGCTAAGAAAAAGAAACAAAAAACATAG
- a CDS encoding transketolase — MPTTQKLQDFTQQVRRDILRMVHAVSSGHPGGSLGCAEFITCLYQEVMEYSTDFDMDGKNEDLFFLSNGHISPVFYSVLAHSGFFPVSELASFRLLDSRLQGHPTTHEGLPGVRIASGSLGQGLSVSLGAAQAKKLNGDDKIVYTLLGDGELQEGQNWEAIMYASAKKVDNIIATIDLNGKQIDGSTDQVLPMGSIRAKFEAFGWDVLDVEKGNDIDVILAGLAKAKSLTGKGKPVCILLHTEMGNGVDFMMHTHAWHGKAPSDEQLENALAQNPATLGDY; from the coding sequence ATGCCAACAACACAAAAATTACAAGATTTTACACAACAAGTAAGAAGAGATATTTTAAGAATGGTACATGCAGTAAGTTCTGGTCATCCAGGAGGATCTTTAGGATGTGCAGAATTTATTACTTGTTTGTATCAAGAAGTAATGGAATATTCTACCGATTTTGATATGGATGGAAAAAATGAAGATTTATTTTTTCTTTCTAATGGACATATTTCTCCAGTATTTTATAGTGTTTTGGCTCATAGTGGATTTTTTCCTGTTTCAGAATTAGCTTCTTTTAGATTGTTAGATTCTCGTTTACAAGGTCATCCAACAACACATGAAGGTTTGCCAGGTGTAAGAATTGCTTCTGGTTCTTTAGGTCAAGGTTTATCTGTTAGTTTAGGAGCTGCACAAGCTAAAAAATTAAATGGTGATGATAAAATAGTATACACTTTACTTGGTGATGGTGAGTTGCAAGAAGGTCAAAACTGGGAAGCAATTATGTATGCATCAGCAAAAAAAGTTGATAATATAATTGCTACTATTGATTTAAATGGAAAACAAATTGATGGTTCTACAGACCAAGTTTTACCAATGGGAAGCATAAGAGCTAAATTTGAAGCTTTTGGTTGGGATGTTTTAGATGTTGAAAAAGGAAATGATATTGATGTAATTTTAGCTGGTTTGGCAAAAGCTAAATCTTTAACAGGAAAAGGAAAACCTGTTTGTATTTTATTACATACAGAAATGGGTAACGGTGTAGATTTTATGATGCATACGCATGCTTGGCATGGTAAAGCACCAAGCGATGAGCAGTTAGAAAATGCTTTAGCTCAAAACCCTGCAACTTTAGGAGATTACTAA
- the bshA gene encoding N-acetyl-alpha-D-glucosaminyl L-malate synthase BshA, which produces MKIGIVCYPTFGGSGVVATELGMALADKGHEVHFITYNQPVRLDYLSHKLHFHRVLIEEYPLFQYQPYELALSSKMVEVVEKHQLEVLHVHYAIPHAYAAYMAKQMLLEKGIDVKVVTTLHGTDITLVGSHPTYKTAVEFSINNSDVVTAVSNNLKETTNQLFNIKKNIEVIYNFIDVDKYDKEEHQECKRSALAEPHERILTHISNFRPVKRVEDVVKVFYEVQKEIPSKLLMIGEGPERIKASTLAKQLKIKDKVFFLGNSTEVAKILCYTDVFLLPSQTESFGFAALEAMAAKTAIISTNTGGLPEVNIHGKTGFLSNLGDTEDMAKNAIQILKDGASLEFFKQNAKEHAKKFSIQNILPVYEDIYKSCYKSKV; this is translated from the coding sequence ATGAAGATCGGAATTGTTTGTTATCCAACATTTGGAGGAAGTGGAGTAGTAGCAACAGAATTAGGAATGGCTTTGGCAGATAAAGGTCATGAAGTACATTTTATAACTTACAATCAACCAGTTCGATTAGATTATTTATCGCATAAATTACACTTTCATAGAGTTTTAATAGAAGAATATCCATTGTTTCAATATCAACCTTATGAGTTGGCTTTGTCTAGTAAAATGGTGGAAGTTGTAGAGAAACATCAGTTAGAAGTTTTACATGTTCATTATGCAATTCCGCATGCGTATGCTGCATACATGGCTAAACAAATGCTTTTAGAAAAAGGAATTGATGTTAAAGTAGTAACCACTTTACATGGTACAGATATTACACTTGTTGGTAGTCATCCAACTTATAAAACTGCTGTTGAATTTAGTATTAATAATTCTGATGTTGTGACAGCTGTTTCTAATAATTTAAAGGAAACTACAAATCAGTTATTTAATATAAAAAAAAATATTGAAGTTATTTATAATTTTATTGATGTTGATAAATATGATAAAGAAGAACATCAAGAATGTAAAAGAAGTGCTTTAGCAGAACCTCATGAGAGAATTTTAACTCACATTAGTAATTTTAGACCCGTAAAAAGAGTTGAAGATGTTGTTAAGGTTTTTTATGAAGTTCAAAAAGAAATACCTTCTAAATTATTGATGATTGGAGAAGGTCCTGAACGAATTAAAGCTTCTACGTTAGCAAAACAGTTAAAAATAAAAGATAAAGTTTTCTTTTTAGGAAATAGTACCGAAGTTGCTAAAATATTATGCTACACAGATGTTTTTTTATTACCATCACAAACAGAAAGTTTTGGTTTTGCAGCTTTGGAAGCAATGGCCGCTAAAACAGCAATTATTTCTACAAATACAGGTGGCTTACCAGAAGTAAATATTCATGGTAAAACAGGTTTTTTAAGTAATTTAGGTGATACAGAAGATATGGCTAAAAATGCAATTCAAATTCTTAAAGATGGTGCTTCATTAGAATTTTTTAAACAAAATGCTAAAGAGCATGCTAAGAAATTTTCTATTCAAAATATATTACCTGTTTATGAAGATATCTACAAATCTTGTTATAAAAGTAAAGTATAA
- a CDS encoding DUF937 domain-containing protein yields MAGILDILSSDLGKSIISGVAGSTGNDSSKTSSVLTMALPVLMKAMERNSSTQEGAEGLMGALSSKHDGSILDNLGGLFSGGVDESVKEDGAGILNHILGSKQKGVEQVIGQKSGLDAGSVANILKVAAPLLMGVLGKQKKEQNISNSGDLTGLLGGLLGGSESKNEQNFLEQMLDSDGDGSVIDDVAGMFLGGDKKETDGIGGMLGGFFGK; encoded by the coding sequence ATGGCAGGAATATTAGACATATTAAGTAGTGATTTAGGAAAATCAATTATATCAGGAGTAGCAGGTTCTACAGGTAATGATTCAAGTAAAACAAGTAGTGTTTTAACAATGGCTTTACCAGTATTAATGAAAGCTATGGAAAGAAATTCTTCAACTCAAGAAGGAGCAGAAGGATTAATGGGTGCTTTATCTAGCAAACATGATGGAAGTATTTTAGATAACCTTGGTGGTTTATTTAGTGGTGGAGTTGATGAATCTGTAAAAGAAGATGGCGCAGGAATTTTAAATCATATTTTAGGAAGTAAACAAAAAGGTGTTGAACAAGTTATTGGTCAAAAATCTGGTTTAGACGCTGGGTCTGTTGCAAATATTTTAAAAGTTGCTGCACCTTTATTAATGGGTGTTTTAGGTAAACAAAAAAAAGAACAAAACATTAGTAATTCTGGAGATCTAACAGGGTTATTAGGTGGTTTATTAGGTGGAAGTGAGAGTAAAAACGAACAAAACTTTTTAGAACAAATGTTAGATTCTGATGGTGACGGAAGTGTTATTGATGATGTTGCTGGAATGTTTTTAGGAGGAGATAAAAAAGAAACTGATGGAATTGGTGGAATGTTAGGTGGATTTTTTGGAAAATAA
- a CDS encoding dicarboxylate/amino acid:cation symporter encodes MRNLALHWKILIGMVTGILFGLGMLNIDGGAVFVSNWINPFGNIFVKLLKLIAVPLIIASLVKGISDLKDISKFKNIGLRTISIYIGTTVIAITIGLLLVNIVQPGDGISEETINKLTDTYATSGGVQAKIQEASKQINSGPLQFLEDMVPDNALKAMSENTSMLQVIFFTIFLGISMLLIGEKKSKPLKEFFDSLNEVVLKMVDLIMLFAPYAVFALLSNVVVSSDDPDLLVALFKYALTVVGGLLILVAFYMFLVSIFTKKNPLWFLKQLSPAQLLAFSTSSSAATLPVTMERVEEHIGVDPEVASFVLPVGATINMDGTSLYQAVAAVFIAQALNFDLTFADQLTIVLTALLASIGSAAVPGAGMVMLVIVLESIGFPADKLAIGLALIFAVDRPLDMCRTVINITGDATVSTLVAKSVGKLHDNPIPKNWDDNYDEVK; translated from the coding sequence ATGAGAAATTTGGCATTACATTGGAAAATATTAATAGGAATGGTAACAGGAATCCTTTTTGGGTTAGGAATGTTAAATATTGATGGAGGTGCCGTTTTTGTTTCTAATTGGATAAATCCTTTTGGTAATATTTTTGTAAAACTTTTAAAATTAATTGCAGTTCCTTTAATAATTGCATCTTTAGTAAAAGGAATATCAGATTTAAAAGATATTTCTAAGTTTAAAAATATTGGTTTAAGAACTATTAGTATTTATATAGGTACTACTGTAATTGCAATTACAATAGGGTTATTATTAGTAAATATAGTGCAACCTGGAGACGGAATATCCGAAGAAACTATTAATAAACTTACAGATACATATGCAACAAGTGGAGGCGTACAAGCTAAAATACAAGAGGCTTCTAAACAAATAAATAGCGGTCCTTTACAGTTTTTAGAAGATATGGTGCCAGATAATGCTTTAAAAGCTATGAGCGAAAATACTTCTATGTTACAAGTAATTTTCTTTACTATCTTTTTAGGAATTTCTATGTTATTAATTGGTGAAAAAAAATCAAAACCTTTAAAAGAATTTTTTGACTCTTTAAACGAAGTAGTTTTAAAAATGGTTGATTTAATTATGCTTTTTGCTCCATATGCAGTTTTTGCATTATTATCTAATGTAGTGGTTTCTTCAGATGATCCAGATTTATTAGTTGCGTTGTTTAAATATGCTTTAACAGTTGTTGGAGGTTTATTAATTTTAGTTGCTTTTTACATGTTTTTAGTAAGTATATTTACTAAAAAGAATCCGCTTTGGTTTTTAAAACAATTAAGTCCAGCGCAATTATTAGCATTTTCTACAAGTTCAAGTGCTGCAACTTTACCTGTAACTATGGAGAGAGTTGAAGAACATATTGGTGTAGATCCAGAAGTTGCTAGTTTTGTATTACCAGTTGGAGCAACAATAAATATGGATGGAACTTCTTTATATCAGGCAGTTGCAGCAGTATTTATTGCACAAGCTTTAAATTTCGATTTAACATTTGCAGATCAATTAACTATTGTTTTAACAGCTTTATTAGCTTCAATTGGTTCTGCAGCAGTTCCTGGAGCAGGAATGGTAATGTTGGTAATTGTGTTAGAATCTATAGGATTTCCGGCTGATAAATTAGCAATTGGTTTGGCTTTAATTTTTGCTGTTGATAGACCTTTAGATATGTGCAGAACCGTAATTAATATTACTGGTGATGCAACTGTATCTACTTTAGTAGCAAAATCTGTAGGTAAATTACACGATAATCCTATTCCAAAAAATTGGGATGATAATTATGATGAAGTTAAATAA
- a CDS encoding sulfurtransferase: MILKIKNPIVSVDWLFKNLNNENLIIFDATIAKVTAKKEAVSSDKKLQLKGGLFFDIQKSFSEKNAPFPNTVLSAKKFEEKVQELGVNVNSCIVVYDDLGIYSSPRVWWMFQLMGFTNIAVLNGGFPAWELKKYPTEKTVRRQIKKGNFIANYQSEKIKFTADVLYAIESESILIADARSKGRFLATEPEPRSDIKGGRIPNSVSLPYSEIVEYNLLKSEEDLKTVFNSLNPKNKDLIFSCGSGITASVLALGAEIAGVKNHAVYDGSWTEWGSTKGLPIEK, encoded by the coding sequence ATGATTTTAAAAATAAAAAATCCCATTGTTTCTGTAGACTGGTTGTTTAAAAACTTAAACAATGAAAATCTAATTATTTTTGATGCCACAATTGCTAAAGTTACTGCTAAAAAAGAAGCTGTTTCTTCGGATAAAAAGTTACAATTAAAAGGTGGGTTATTTTTTGATATTCAAAAATCATTTTCAGAGAAAAATGCACCATTTCCAAATACAGTTTTATCAGCAAAAAAGTTTGAAGAAAAAGTACAAGAATTAGGTGTTAATGTAAACAGCTGTATTGTTGTGTATGACGATTTAGGCATTTATTCCTCTCCAAGAGTTTGGTGGATGTTTCAACTTATGGGTTTTACAAATATTGCTGTTTTAAATGGCGGATTTCCAGCTTGGGAGTTAAAAAAATATCCAACAGAAAAAACTGTAAGACGTCAAATTAAAAAGGGAAATTTTATAGCTAATTATCAATCAGAAAAAATAAAATTTACTGCGGATGTACTTTATGCTATTGAAAGTGAATCAATTTTAATTGCAGATGCTCGATCTAAAGGACGCTTTTTAGCAACAGAGCCAGAACCTAGAAGTGATATAAAAGGTGGTAGAATTCCGAATTCTGTAAGTTTACCGTATTCTGAAATTGTAGAATATAATTTACTGAAATCTGAAGAAGATTTAAAAACAGTTTTTAATAGTTTAAATCCTAAAAATAAAGATCTTATTTTTTCTTGCGGATCAGGAATTACAGCTTCCGTTTTAGCTTTAGGAGCAGAAATAGCAGGTGTAAAAAATCATGCAGTTTATGATGGATCTTGGACAGAATGGGGAAGTACAAAAGGTTTACCAATAGAAAAATAA
- a CDS encoding HAD family phosphatase, translated as MKLPKEIKCVIFDMDGVIIDSEEIHKKAYYETFVSIGVHVSDELYKTLTGSSTINAFQKLVTHFNLDLIPEELVIDKRKRYVNFFENDPTLHLVKGVEDLIKHCYNKGLTLVLASSSAMVNINRVFNRFNLNQYFTAKISGADLTKSKPNPEIFEKAAILGKTAKENCIVIEDSDNGVKAANDAHIFVVGFKNPMADNQTLENADFIINNFKRLRKLI; from the coding sequence ATGAAATTACCCAAAGAAATAAAATGTGTCATTTTTGATATGGATGGCGTTATTATAGATTCTGAAGAAATTCATAAAAAAGCGTATTATGAAACCTTTGTTTCTATTGGCGTTCATGTTTCTGATGAATTATACAAAACCCTTACAGGTTCATCTACAATTAATGCTTTTCAGAAATTAGTGACACATTTTAACTTAGATTTAATACCAGAAGAATTGGTTATAGATAAAAGAAAACGATACGTAAACTTCTTTGAAAACGACCCAACTTTACATTTAGTTAAAGGTGTTGAAGATTTAATAAAACATTGTTACAACAAAGGATTAACCCTAGTTTTAGCTTCTTCTTCTGCAATGGTAAATATTAATAGAGTTTTTAACAGATTTAATTTAAACCAATATTTTACAGCAAAAATTAGTGGCGCAGATTTAACGAAATCTAAACCAAATCCAGAAATTTTTGAAAAAGCGGCAATTTTAGGAAAAACAGCAAAAGAAAATTGTATTGTTATTGAAGATTCTGATAATGGTGTTAAAGCTGCAAATGATGCTCATATTTTTGTTGTTGGTTTTAAAAACCCAATGGCAGATAATCAAACTTTAGAAAATGCAGATTTTATTATCAATAATTTTAAAAGATTAAGAAAATTAATATAA
- a CDS encoding thiol-disulfide oxidoreductase DCC family protein, protein MVDIPKNKKIILFDGVCNLCNNSVLKVIKHDKKNLFVFAALQSKSGQEIISYLKIDISKMDSIILYEPGVAYYIKSTAALKIMKYFGGFWFLTQIFGLLPEKIRDYFYDYIAKNRYNWFGKKESCMIPTPELKAKFIN, encoded by the coding sequence ATGGTTGATATACCTAAAAATAAAAAAATAATTCTTTTTGATGGTGTTTGCAATTTGTGCAATAATTCTGTACTTAAAGTAATTAAACACGATAAAAAAAATCTATTTGTTTTTGCCGCTTTACAATCTAAAAGCGGACAAGAAATTATTAGTTATTTAAAAATTGATATTTCTAAAATGGACTCTATTATTTTGTACGAACCTGGTGTTGCATATTACATTAAATCTACAGCAGCGTTAAAAATTATGAAATACTTTGGAGGATTTTGGTTTTTAACTCAAATTTTCGGACTTTTACCAGAGAAAATAAGAGATTATTTTTACGATTATATTGCCAAAAACAGATACAATTGGTTTGGCAAAAAAGAAAGTTGTATGATTCCAACGCCTGAATTGAAAGCTAAATTTATAAACTAA
- a CDS encoding ABC transporter ATP-binding protein, whose product MIRIEKMHKSYPIGKDSLHVLKGIDLHIKEGEFVSIMGSSGSGKSTLLNIVGLLDIHDEGNYYLNGELIKDLNEKKAAILRNKFLGFVFQSFNLISYKTALENVALPLYYKGISRKERLDIALDYLDKVGLKEWANHLPNELSGGQKQRVAIARALVTKPKVVLADEPTGALDSTTTDSVMDLLQDINDEGMTVFVITHEEEVAEQTKRIVRLKDGLIISDELTNVGKTV is encoded by the coding sequence ATGATTAGAATAGAAAAAATGCACAAATCTTATCCTATCGGAAAAGATTCTCTTCATGTATTAAAAGGTATTGATTTACATATAAAAGAAGGCGAATTTGTCTCTATTATGGGGTCTTCTGGGTCAGGAAAATCTACTCTTTTAAATATAGTTGGTTTATTAGATATTCATGATGAAGGAAACTATTATTTAAATGGTGAGCTTATTAAGGATTTAAATGAGAAAAAAGCGGCAATTTTACGTAATAAATTTTTAGGTTTTGTTTTTCAGTCATTTAACTTAATTTCTTATAAAACTGCTCTAGAAAATGTAGCATTACCTTTATATTATAAAGGAATAAGTAGAAAAGAAAGATTAGATATTGCTTTAGATTATTTAGATAAAGTAGGTTTAAAAGAATGGGCAAATCATTTACCAAATGAACTTTCTGGGGGGCAAAAACAGCGTGTTGCAATTGCTAGAGCTTTGGTTACAAAACCAAAAGTTGTTTTGGCAGATGAACCAACAGGAGCATTAGATTCTACAACTACAGATTCTGTTATGGATTTATTACAAGATATTAATGATGAAGGAATGACGGTTTTTGTAATAACACACGAAGAAGAAGTTGCAGAACAAACCAAAAGAATTGTACGTTTAAAAGACGGTCTTATTATTAGTGATGAATTAACTAATGTTGGTAAAACTGTTTAA